In Gymnogyps californianus isolate 813 chromosome 1, ASM1813914v2, whole genome shotgun sequence, the following are encoded in one genomic region:
- the GPM6B gene encoding neuronal membrane glycoprotein M6-b isoform X4: MKPAMETAAEENAEQSQEKKGCFECCIKCLGGVPYASLVATILCFSGVALFCGCGHVALTGTVSILEQHFSTTASDHALLSEVIQLMQYVIYGIASFFFLYGIILLAEGFYTTSAVKELHGEFKTTACGRCISGMFVFLTYVLGVAWLGVFGFSAVPVFMFYNIWSTCEVIKSLQTNVTVPGDQICVDIRQYGIIPWNAVPGKACGPILENICNTNEFYMSYHLFIVACAGAGATVIALIHFLMILSSNWAYLKDASKMQAYQDIKAKEEQELQDIQSRSKEQLNSYT, from the exons GTTGCTTTGAATGTTGCATTAAGTGCCTAGGAGGAGTGCCATATGCTTCGCTCGTGGCAACCATTCTCTGCTTCTCGGGGGTAGCGTTGTTTTGTGGCTGTGGCCACGTGGCGCTCACAGGAACCGTGTCTATCCTTGAGCAGCACTTCTCCACGACTGCCAGCGACCATGCTTTGCTGAGTGAAGT aaTACAGCTAATGCAGTATGTAATTTATGGTATtgcatcatttttcttcttatatggAATAATCCTTTTGGCAGAAGGTTTTTATACAACAAGTGCTGTGAAGGAGCTGCATGGAGAGTTCAAAACGACAGCCTGTGGCCGCTGCATCAGTGGAATG TTTGTTTTCCTCACCTATGTGCTTGGAGTGGCCTGGCTTGGGGTCTTTGGCTTCTCTGCTGTGCCTGTCTTTATGTTCTATAACATATGGTCAACTTGCGAAGTCATCAAATCTCTTCAGACAAATGTGACAGTTCCAGGGGACCAGATCTGCGTGGATATCAGGCAATACG GTATTATCCCTTGGAATGCTGTACCTGGCAAAGCCTGTGGCCCGATTTTAGAGAACATCTGCAACACGAATGAG TTCTACATGTCTTATCACCTGTTCATTGTGGCTTGTGCTGGAGCTGGTGCCACTGTCATAGCATTG ATCCACTTCCTCATGATACTGTCTTCTAACTGGGCCTACTTAAAGGATGCAAGCAAAATGCAGGCCTACCAAGAtatcaaagcaaaagaagagcAGGAGCTTCAGGATATCCAGTCTCGGTCAAAAGAGCAACTCAATTCTTACACATAA
- the GPM6B gene encoding neuronal membrane glycoprotein M6-b isoform X5, translating into MGCFECCIKCLGGVPYASLVATILCFSGVALFCGCGHVALTGTVSILEQHFSTTASDHALLSEVIQLMQYVIYGIASFFFLYGIILLAEGFYTTSAVKELHGEFKTTACGRCISGMFVFLTYVLGVAWLGVFGFSAVPVFMFYNIWSTCEVIKSLQTNVTVPGDQICVDIRQYGIIPWNAVPGKACGPILENICNTNEFYMSYHLFIVACAGAGATVIALIHFLMILSSNWAYLKDASKMQAYQDIKAKEEQELQDIQSRSKEQLNSYT; encoded by the exons GTTGCTTTGAATGTTGCATTAAGTGCCTAGGAGGAGTGCCATATGCTTCGCTCGTGGCAACCATTCTCTGCTTCTCGGGGGTAGCGTTGTTTTGTGGCTGTGGCCACGTGGCGCTCACAGGAACCGTGTCTATCCTTGAGCAGCACTTCTCCACGACTGCCAGCGACCATGCTTTGCTGAGTGAAGT aaTACAGCTAATGCAGTATGTAATTTATGGTATtgcatcatttttcttcttatatggAATAATCCTTTTGGCAGAAGGTTTTTATACAACAAGTGCTGTGAAGGAGCTGCATGGAGAGTTCAAAACGACAGCCTGTGGCCGCTGCATCAGTGGAATG TTTGTTTTCCTCACCTATGTGCTTGGAGTGGCCTGGCTTGGGGTCTTTGGCTTCTCTGCTGTGCCTGTCTTTATGTTCTATAACATATGGTCAACTTGCGAAGTCATCAAATCTCTTCAGACAAATGTGACAGTTCCAGGGGACCAGATCTGCGTGGATATCAGGCAATACG GTATTATCCCTTGGAATGCTGTACCTGGCAAAGCCTGTGGCCCGATTTTAGAGAACATCTGCAACACGAATGAG TTCTACATGTCTTATCACCTGTTCATTGTGGCTTGTGCTGGAGCTGGTGCCACTGTCATAGCATTG ATCCACTTCCTCATGATACTGTCTTCTAACTGGGCCTACTTAAAGGATGCAAGCAAAATGCAGGCCTACCAAGAtatcaaagcaaaagaagagcAGGAGCTTCAGGATATCCAGTCTCGGTCAAAAGAGCAACTCAATTCTTACACATAA
- the GPM6B gene encoding neuronal membrane glycoprotein M6-b isoform X2 produces MVITRPEMEIGRYHWMYRSSRPHRYHHVPALRGNISPLGIQGCFECCIKCLGGVPYASLVATILCFSGVALFCGCGHVALTGTVSILEQHFSTTASDHALLSEVIQLMQYVIYGIASFFFLYGIILLAEGFYTTSAVKELHGEFKTTACGRCISGMFVFLTYVLGVAWLGVFGFSAVPVFMFYNIWSTCEVIKSLQTNVTVPGDQICVDIRQYGIIPWNAVPGKACGPILENICNTNEFYMSYHLFIVACAGAGATVIALIHFLMILSSNWAYLKDASKMQAYQDIKAKEEQELQDIQSRSKEQLNSYT; encoded by the exons TGATCACCAGACCAGAAATGGAAATTGGCAGGTACCACTGGATGTACAGGAGTTCAAGGCCACACCGGTACCATCATGTGCCAGCATTGAGAGGCAATATTAGTCCTTTGGGGATTCAAG GTTGCTTTGAATGTTGCATTAAGTGCCTAGGAGGAGTGCCATATGCTTCGCTCGTGGCAACCATTCTCTGCTTCTCGGGGGTAGCGTTGTTTTGTGGCTGTGGCCACGTGGCGCTCACAGGAACCGTGTCTATCCTTGAGCAGCACTTCTCCACGACTGCCAGCGACCATGCTTTGCTGAGTGAAGT aaTACAGCTAATGCAGTATGTAATTTATGGTATtgcatcatttttcttcttatatggAATAATCCTTTTGGCAGAAGGTTTTTATACAACAAGTGCTGTGAAGGAGCTGCATGGAGAGTTCAAAACGACAGCCTGTGGCCGCTGCATCAGTGGAATG TTTGTTTTCCTCACCTATGTGCTTGGAGTGGCCTGGCTTGGGGTCTTTGGCTTCTCTGCTGTGCCTGTCTTTATGTTCTATAACATATGGTCAACTTGCGAAGTCATCAAATCTCTTCAGACAAATGTGACAGTTCCAGGGGACCAGATCTGCGTGGATATCAGGCAATACG GTATTATCCCTTGGAATGCTGTACCTGGCAAAGCCTGTGGCCCGATTTTAGAGAACATCTGCAACACGAATGAG TTCTACATGTCTTATCACCTGTTCATTGTGGCTTGTGCTGGAGCTGGTGCCACTGTCATAGCATTG ATCCACTTCCTCATGATACTGTCTTCTAACTGGGCCTACTTAAAGGATGCAAGCAAAATGCAGGCCTACCAAGAtatcaaagcaaaagaagagcAGGAGCTTCAGGATATCCAGTCTCGGTCAAAAGAGCAACTCAATTCTTACACATAA
- the GPM6B gene encoding neuronal membrane glycoprotein M6-b isoform X1 produces MKPAMETAAEENAEQSQEKKVITRPEMEIGRYHWMYRSSRPHRYHHVPALRGNISPLGIQGCFECCIKCLGGVPYASLVATILCFSGVALFCGCGHVALTGTVSILEQHFSTTASDHALLSEVIQLMQYVIYGIASFFFLYGIILLAEGFYTTSAVKELHGEFKTTACGRCISGMFVFLTYVLGVAWLGVFGFSAVPVFMFYNIWSTCEVIKSLQTNVTVPGDQICVDIRQYGIIPWNAVPGKACGPILENICNTNEFYMSYHLFIVACAGAGATVIALIHFLMILSSNWAYLKDASKMQAYQDIKAKEEQELQDIQSRSKEQLNSYT; encoded by the exons TGATCACCAGACCAGAAATGGAAATTGGCAGGTACCACTGGATGTACAGGAGTTCAAGGCCACACCGGTACCATCATGTGCCAGCATTGAGAGGCAATATTAGTCCTTTGGGGATTCAAG GTTGCTTTGAATGTTGCATTAAGTGCCTAGGAGGAGTGCCATATGCTTCGCTCGTGGCAACCATTCTCTGCTTCTCGGGGGTAGCGTTGTTTTGTGGCTGTGGCCACGTGGCGCTCACAGGAACCGTGTCTATCCTTGAGCAGCACTTCTCCACGACTGCCAGCGACCATGCTTTGCTGAGTGAAGT aaTACAGCTAATGCAGTATGTAATTTATGGTATtgcatcatttttcttcttatatggAATAATCCTTTTGGCAGAAGGTTTTTATACAACAAGTGCTGTGAAGGAGCTGCATGGAGAGTTCAAAACGACAGCCTGTGGCCGCTGCATCAGTGGAATG TTTGTTTTCCTCACCTATGTGCTTGGAGTGGCCTGGCTTGGGGTCTTTGGCTTCTCTGCTGTGCCTGTCTTTATGTTCTATAACATATGGTCAACTTGCGAAGTCATCAAATCTCTTCAGACAAATGTGACAGTTCCAGGGGACCAGATCTGCGTGGATATCAGGCAATACG GTATTATCCCTTGGAATGCTGTACCTGGCAAAGCCTGTGGCCCGATTTTAGAGAACATCTGCAACACGAATGAG TTCTACATGTCTTATCACCTGTTCATTGTGGCTTGTGCTGGAGCTGGTGCCACTGTCATAGCATTG ATCCACTTCCTCATGATACTGTCTTCTAACTGGGCCTACTTAAAGGATGCAAGCAAAATGCAGGCCTACCAAGAtatcaaagcaaaagaagagcAGGAGCTTCAGGATATCCAGTCTCGGTCAAAAGAGCAACTCAATTCTTACACATAA
- the GPM6B gene encoding neuronal membrane glycoprotein M6-b isoform X3: MKPAMETAAEENAEQSQEKKVITRPEMEIGRYHWMYRSSRPHRYHHVPALRGNISPLGIQGCFECCIKCLGGVPYASLVATILCFSGVALFCGCGHVALTGTVSILEQHFSTTASDHALLSEVIQLMQYVIYGIASFFFLYGIILLAEGFYTTSAVKELHGEFKTTACGRCISGMFVFLTYVLGVAWLGVFGFSAVPVFMFYNIWSTCEVIKSLQTNVTVPGDQICVDIRQYGIIPWNAVPGKACGPILENICNTNEFYMSYHLFIVACAGAGATVIALLIYMMATTYNYAVLKFKSREDCCTKF, from the exons TGATCACCAGACCAGAAATGGAAATTGGCAGGTACCACTGGATGTACAGGAGTTCAAGGCCACACCGGTACCATCATGTGCCAGCATTGAGAGGCAATATTAGTCCTTTGGGGATTCAAG GTTGCTTTGAATGTTGCATTAAGTGCCTAGGAGGAGTGCCATATGCTTCGCTCGTGGCAACCATTCTCTGCTTCTCGGGGGTAGCGTTGTTTTGTGGCTGTGGCCACGTGGCGCTCACAGGAACCGTGTCTATCCTTGAGCAGCACTTCTCCACGACTGCCAGCGACCATGCTTTGCTGAGTGAAGT aaTACAGCTAATGCAGTATGTAATTTATGGTATtgcatcatttttcttcttatatggAATAATCCTTTTGGCAGAAGGTTTTTATACAACAAGTGCTGTGAAGGAGCTGCATGGAGAGTTCAAAACGACAGCCTGTGGCCGCTGCATCAGTGGAATG TTTGTTTTCCTCACCTATGTGCTTGGAGTGGCCTGGCTTGGGGTCTTTGGCTTCTCTGCTGTGCCTGTCTTTATGTTCTATAACATATGGTCAACTTGCGAAGTCATCAAATCTCTTCAGACAAATGTGACAGTTCCAGGGGACCAGATCTGCGTGGATATCAGGCAATACG GTATTATCCCTTGGAATGCTGTACCTGGCAAAGCCTGTGGCCCGATTTTAGAGAACATCTGCAACACGAATGAG TTCTACATGTCTTATCACCTGTTCATTGTGGCTTGTGCTGGAGCTGGTGCCACTGTCATAGCATTG CTGATCTACATGATGGCTACTACATATAACTATGCTGTTTTGAAGTTTAAGAGTCGGGAAGATTGCTGCACTAAATTCTAA
- the GPM6B gene encoding neuronal membrane glycoprotein M6-b isoform X6, translating into MKPAMETAAEENAEQSQEKKGCFECCIKCLGGVPYASLVATILCFSGVALFCGCGHVALTGTVSILEQHFSTTASDHALLSEVIQLMQYVIYGIASFFFLYGIILLAEGFYTTSAVKELHGEFKTTACGRCISGMFVFLTYVLGVAWLGVFGFSAVPVFMFYNIWSTCEVIKSLQTNVTVPGDQICVDIRQYGIIPWNAVPGKACGPILENICNTNEFYMSYHLFIVACAGAGATVIALLIYMMATTYNYAVLKFKSREDCCTKF; encoded by the exons GTTGCTTTGAATGTTGCATTAAGTGCCTAGGAGGAGTGCCATATGCTTCGCTCGTGGCAACCATTCTCTGCTTCTCGGGGGTAGCGTTGTTTTGTGGCTGTGGCCACGTGGCGCTCACAGGAACCGTGTCTATCCTTGAGCAGCACTTCTCCACGACTGCCAGCGACCATGCTTTGCTGAGTGAAGT aaTACAGCTAATGCAGTATGTAATTTATGGTATtgcatcatttttcttcttatatggAATAATCCTTTTGGCAGAAGGTTTTTATACAACAAGTGCTGTGAAGGAGCTGCATGGAGAGTTCAAAACGACAGCCTGTGGCCGCTGCATCAGTGGAATG TTTGTTTTCCTCACCTATGTGCTTGGAGTGGCCTGGCTTGGGGTCTTTGGCTTCTCTGCTGTGCCTGTCTTTATGTTCTATAACATATGGTCAACTTGCGAAGTCATCAAATCTCTTCAGACAAATGTGACAGTTCCAGGGGACCAGATCTGCGTGGATATCAGGCAATACG GTATTATCCCTTGGAATGCTGTACCTGGCAAAGCCTGTGGCCCGATTTTAGAGAACATCTGCAACACGAATGAG TTCTACATGTCTTATCACCTGTTCATTGTGGCTTGTGCTGGAGCTGGTGCCACTGTCATAGCATTG CTGATCTACATGATGGCTACTACATATAACTATGCTGTTTTGAAGTTTAAGAGTCGGGAAGATTGCTGCACTAAATTCTAA